A genomic region of Paenibacillus sp. PL2-23 contains the following coding sequences:
- a CDS encoding tagaturonate reductase: protein MLTLNQSLQLTDKSKNQTAPVTILQIGEGNFLRGFADWMIHVCREKGLYEGGIAITQPRPAGRAKIEKLASQDGLYTLVTQGIENGAPVSRKEVIDVFSEVFDPYSDWERFKGLAVSPELQVVISNTTEAGLVYRPEELGEGAILSFPGKVAYLLHLRFEAFQGATDKGLVFLPCELLERNGDSLRDAVLRYADDWGFSEAFKGWVTGHNRFLNSLVDRIVTGYPAEEQAEAWFAEWGYRDGLLCTAEPYHLWAIEADEELEKLLPLRKAGLNVYWTDDLKPFQQRKVRILNGAHTWMATLGLVNGVQHVGDILEHRQLGAQARSAVEKHIVPTLPYPEEELRAYASDVFERFANPHIRHRLADIAMNALSKFKVRLLPTIAYYAERGEAIPESLALGFAGLLRYYQTTREEDGSFTGRTLDGVAYTVRDDESKAALLASIWEKALADKADSAAVASALLAEKELWGEDLTSWSNLTEAVAKQLSELEGGVYR, encoded by the coding sequence ATGTTGACCTTGAATCAAAGCTTGCAACTCACGGATAAAAGTAAAAATCAAACTGCACCCGTTACCATTCTGCAAATCGGTGAAGGCAATTTTTTACGCGGCTTTGCGGATTGGATGATACATGTATGCCGCGAAAAAGGATTATACGAGGGTGGAATCGCTATCACGCAGCCGCGACCTGCTGGCCGCGCCAAAATAGAAAAGCTGGCTTCCCAGGACGGCTTGTATACGCTGGTCACGCAAGGCATTGAGAACGGAGCACCCGTCTCCCGCAAGGAAGTGATTGATGTATTCTCCGAGGTATTCGATCCCTATTCCGATTGGGAGCGCTTCAAAGGCCTGGCGGTCAGTCCCGAGCTTCAAGTTGTCATCTCCAACACAACAGAAGCGGGCCTCGTGTACCGGCCGGAGGAGCTTGGCGAAGGGGCCATCCTCTCTTTCCCTGGCAAGGTTGCTTATTTGCTTCATCTTCGGTTTGAAGCCTTCCAGGGCGCAACGGACAAGGGACTTGTATTCCTGCCCTGCGAGCTGCTGGAGAGAAATGGCGACTCGCTTCGTGACGCGGTGCTTCGTTATGCTGACGATTGGGGCTTCTCTGAAGCGTTTAAGGGCTGGGTGACTGGCCATAACCGCTTTCTGAATTCACTGGTCGACCGAATTGTAACTGGCTATCCGGCTGAGGAGCAGGCGGAGGCCTGGTTCGCGGAATGGGGCTACCGGGACGGGCTGCTATGCACCGCTGAGCCATACCATCTGTGGGCGATTGAAGCGGATGAGGAGCTGGAGAAGCTGCTGCCGCTTAGGAAGGCTGGCTTGAACGTATATTGGACAGATGATCTGAAGCCTTTCCAGCAGCGCAAGGTACGTATATTGAACGGCGCCCATACCTGGATGGCGACGCTTGGCCTTGTGAATGGCGTTCAGCATGTCGGAGATATCCTGGAGCATCGTCAGCTTGGCGCTCAGGCAAGAAGTGCCGTTGAGAAGCATATTGTGCCGACCCTGCCGTATCCGGAAGAGGAGCTTCGCGCTTATGCTTCTGATGTGTTCGAGCGATTCGCCAATCCACATATTCGCCATCGGCTTGCGGATATCGCCATGAACGCGCTGAGCAAGTTCAAGGTAAGGCTACTGCCGACAATCGCGTATTACGCGGAGAGGGGCGAGGCGATACCGGAGTCGCTGGCTCTCGGCTTTGCGGGACTTCTACGGTATTACCAAACGACGAGGGAAGAAGACGGCTCGTTTACGGGACGGACACTCGACGGTGTCGCCTATACGGTGCGGGACGATGAGTCAAAGGCGGCTCTGTTAGCCAGTATCTGGGAGAAGGCGCTTGCAGACAAAGCCGACTCGGCAGCCGTGGCAAGTGCGTTGCTCGCGGAGAAGGAGCTGTGGGGCGAGGACCTCACCTCTTGGAGCAATTTGACGGAAGCGGTAGCGAAGCAATTATCGGAGCTTGAGGGGGGCGTATATCGATGA
- a CDS encoding alpha/beta hydrolase family protein, which yields MTWSGDEWLEGLYRQAVDRHADKSAAETLEERQARLRDTLRGLIGQFKPNSDHTPRLLERVECDGYVRERVELSATPGLTFPAYVLIPNGASGPLPGTLALHGHGYGSREIVGLKPDGATDEGSPGCHAHFAIQLVKRGLVVIAPDVMGYGERRLRSDLEQDGNAPNSCYTLSTHLMMLGKTLTGLRVAEAWTALSYLQGRPEVEDDQIGAMGFSGGALIAHAAAALDERIRAVVLSGFTNTFKDSILAMRHCVDNYTPGLLRHAELPELIGLIAPRPLFLESGQGDRLFPVHGFRQAASCIEEIYAAYGAPDKLGVDIVPGGHEVNGRMAYDWLKSTLSQASQ from the coding sequence GTGACATGGAGTGGCGACGAATGGCTGGAGGGGCTTTATCGGCAGGCGGTCGATCGGCATGCTGACAAGAGTGCGGCTGAGACGCTTGAAGAGAGACAGGCCAGGCTGAGGGATACGCTTAGAGGCCTGATTGGCCAATTCAAGCCGAATTCCGATCACACTCCTCGCTTGCTGGAACGTGTAGAATGCGACGGCTATGTACGGGAGCGGGTTGAATTATCGGCCACTCCCGGACTCACCTTCCCCGCGTATGTGCTCATTCCGAATGGCGCTTCGGGGCCATTGCCGGGGACGCTGGCCTTGCACGGTCATGGCTACGGCAGTCGCGAGATTGTCGGCTTGAAGCCTGACGGTGCAACGGATGAAGGCTCTCCCGGCTGCCACGCGCATTTCGCCATTCAATTGGTGAAGCGTGGATTAGTTGTCATCGCGCCGGATGTCATGGGCTACGGCGAACGGAGGCTGCGCTCCGACCTGGAGCAGGATGGGAATGCTCCAAACTCCTGTTATACCCTGTCTACACATCTTATGATGCTGGGCAAGACGTTAACGGGTTTGCGCGTTGCCGAGGCATGGACTGCGCTGTCTTATTTGCAGGGAAGGCCCGAGGTCGAGGACGATCAAATCGGTGCTATGGGCTTCTCGGGAGGCGCGCTTATTGCGCACGCCGCCGCTGCATTGGATGAACGTATTCGCGCCGTCGTATTGAGCGGCTTCACCAATACGTTCAAGGACAGCATTCTAGCCATGAGGCATTGTGTGGATAACTACACGCCCGGCCTGCTGCGCCATGCGGAGCTTCCCGAGCTGATCGGCTTGATCGCGCCCCGTCCCTTGTTCCTGGAAAGCGGGCAAGGCGACCGGCTGTTCCCCGTACACGGGTTTCGTCAGGCGGCCTCCTGCATTGAAGAAATCTACGCGGCTTATGGCGCGCCAGACAAGCTGGGCGTAGATATAGTCCCGGGCGGCCATGAAGTGAACGGTCGAATGGCTTACGATTGGCTCAAGTCCACCTTAAGCCAAGCTTCCCAGTAG
- a CDS encoding altronate dehydratase family protein — MSDWIRLSERDQVIVALRPYAAGELVELEDGSRLTLNANVPKGHKIATAPVPKGQDVFKFGYSIGKAKADLQPGEWVHTHNLETGLGDILDYRYEPASSASFNEASPSDMAAVPTFQGYVRPDGSVGIRNEIWIINTVGCINKMCELLAKQGEAQFGSMLDGGVHHFAHPFGCSQLGDDLTYTQKLLASLVHHPNAGGVLVVGLGCENNGIDLFKGAIGDYDERRVKFMRVQEEEDELDKGLLLLEELAEYAGAFQREPVPVSKLKIGLKCGGSDGLSGITANPLVGVLSDRLIAAGGTAILTEVPEMFGAETILMNRAQDEGVFGDIVTLINDFKQYFIRHGQNIYENPSPGNKDGGITTLEEKSLGCTQKGGHAIVRDVVGYGGRVSRAGLNLLEAPGNDMVSVTALSAAGAHVVFFTTGRGTPFGGAVPTVKVATNSELAERKKNWIDFNAGKLLEGVTMPMLADEMWEYLIALASGETRTHSERNGFREIAIFKDGVIL; from the coding sequence ATGAGCGATTGGATTAGACTGTCGGAGCGAGATCAGGTCATTGTAGCGTTAAGGCCCTATGCCGCAGGCGAGCTGGTGGAGCTGGAGGACGGCAGCAGACTGACGTTGAACGCGAATGTGCCCAAAGGGCATAAAATTGCGACAGCGCCGGTTCCAAAGGGACAGGATGTATTCAAATTCGGCTATTCCATCGGTAAAGCCAAAGCGGATCTGCAGCCTGGCGAGTGGGTGCATACACATAATTTGGAGACTGGCCTCGGCGACATTCTGGATTATCGGTACGAGCCTGCCAGCAGCGCTTCATTTAACGAGGCCAGCCCTTCGGATATGGCCGCCGTTCCTACATTTCAGGGCTACGTTCGTCCGGATGGATCGGTGGGCATTCGCAATGAGATTTGGATTATCAATACCGTCGGCTGCATTAACAAAATGTGCGAGCTGCTGGCTAAGCAAGGCGAAGCGCAGTTCGGCTCCATGCTGGATGGAGGCGTTCATCACTTCGCCCATCCCTTCGGCTGCTCCCAGCTTGGCGATGACCTGACCTATACGCAGAAGCTGCTTGCGTCGCTTGTGCATCATCCTAACGCCGGCGGCGTACTCGTTGTCGGACTCGGCTGCGAGAACAACGGAATCGATCTCTTCAAGGGAGCGATTGGCGATTACGATGAGCGCCGCGTGAAATTTATGCGTGTGCAAGAGGAAGAAGACGAGCTGGACAAGGGTCTGCTGCTACTGGAGGAGCTTGCGGAATATGCAGGAGCATTCCAGCGAGAGCCGGTGCCGGTCTCCAAGCTGAAGATTGGGCTGAAGTGCGGAGGCTCCGATGGTCTGTCCGGCATTACGGCCAACCCGCTGGTAGGCGTGTTGTCGGACCGGTTAATTGCGGCTGGCGGAACCGCGATTCTGACGGAGGTGCCGGAAATGTTCGGCGCAGAGACGATTCTGATGAATCGCGCGCAGGATGAAGGAGTGTTTGGCGATATTGTCACGCTGATTAATGATTTCAAGCAATATTTTATCCGTCATGGGCAAAATATTTATGAAAATCCATCCCCAGGCAACAAGGACGGCGGGATTACGACGCTGGAGGAGAAGTCGCTTGGCTGCACGCAGAAAGGCGGCCATGCCATCGTAAGAGACGTTGTCGGTTATGGCGGGAGAGTGAGCCGCGCGGGGCTGAACCTGCTGGAGGCGCCAGGCAACGATATGGTATCGGTGACGGCATTATCTGCAGCCGGCGCGCATGTCGTCTTTTTTACAACGGGACGCGGTACGCCGTTTGGCGGCGCGGTCCCGACGGTAAAGGTCGCGACGAATTCCGAGCTTGCGGAGCGCAAGAAGAATTGGATTGACTTCAACGCAGGCAAGCTGCTGGAAGGTGTGACAATGCCCATGCTGGCAGACGAGATGTGGGAGTATCTCATCGCTCTCGCGTCAGGAGAAACCCGGACGCATAGCGAGCGGAACGGCTTCCGGGAAATCGCAATCTTTAAGGACGGCGTTATATTATAG
- a CDS encoding AraC family transcriptional regulator codes for MMKASPHRKPFPGDAPIPLSLNYMLTKHPERELPDHLHDHFELVYVHEGSGKFFIDRALYDKLPGDLFLIPGNTIHQAFPDADRPIVSTAVFFAPALVAADVFDDRYSLLQCFDIARKRKSYRLALPETVLPKLLSSLSRIHDEMTNKPPGYCTAGRLALCDMLLELNRSLIWPAEQTVPDDRGGPDWLLEALRFIDDNLRGSVGLSELASLAAVSPPHFSRVFKSWTGMNVTDYVNAKRVIRAKELLLHTDYGIHVIAEECGFDSLPHFHRVFRSLAGVTPGQFRKQR; via the coding sequence ATGATGAAAGCGTCCCCACATCGCAAGCCCTTCCCGGGAGATGCACCCATTCCGTTATCGCTTAACTATATGCTGACCAAGCATCCGGAGCGGGAGCTGCCGGATCATCTTCACGATCATTTTGAGCTCGTATACGTGCATGAGGGCAGTGGGAAATTTTTTATCGATAGAGCCTTATACGATAAGCTTCCCGGTGATTTGTTCCTCATACCCGGCAACACCATTCACCAGGCTTTCCCCGACGCCGACCGTCCGATCGTATCCACGGCCGTATTCTTCGCTCCGGCGCTCGTCGCGGCGGACGTGTTCGACGATCGATATTCCTTGCTGCAATGCTTCGATATCGCTCGCAAGCGCAAGAGCTATCGTCTTGCTCTGCCGGAGACCGTGCTTCCCAAGCTACTTTCGTCGCTGAGCCGCATTCATGATGAAATGACGAATAAGCCGCCCGGCTATTGTACCGCCGGACGGCTTGCGCTGTGCGATATGCTGCTGGAGCTGAACCGCAGTCTCATATGGCCGGCCGAACAGACCGTACCGGATGATCGCGGCGGACCCGACTGGCTGCTAGAGGCGCTGCGCTTCATCGACGACAACCTGCGAGGCTCCGTCGGATTATCTGAGCTCGCCAGCCTTGCTGCGGTATCGCCTCCACACTTCTCCCGCGTCTTCAAATCGTGGACGGGCATGAACGTCACGGACTACGTGAACGCCAAGCGGGTGATTCGCGCGAAGGAGCTGCTTCTTCATACCGATTATGGCATTCACGTCATCGCCGAGGAATGCGGCTTCGACAGCCTCCCGCATTTCCACCGTGTCTTCCGCTCGCTTGCCGGCGTTACGCCAGGACAGTTCCGCAAGCAGCGTTAA